One window from the genome of Cucumis melo cultivar AY chromosome 12, USDA_Cmelo_AY_1.0, whole genome shotgun sequence encodes:
- the LOC103484224 gene encoding glyceraldehyde-3-phosphate dehydrogenase, cytosolic isoform X2, which translates to MAKIKIGINGFGRIGRLVARVALQRNDVELVAVNDPFITTDYMTYMFKYDSVHGQWKHQDVKVKDSKTLLFGEQAVTVFGIRNPEEIPWGETGAEYIVESTGVFTDKDKAAAHLKGGAKKVIISAPSKDAPMFVVGVNEKEYKPDLDVISNASCTTNCLAPLAKVIHDRFGIVEGLMTTVHSMTATQKTVDGPSMKDWRGGRAASFNIIPSSTGAAKAVGKVLPALNGKLTGMAFRVPTVDVSVVDLTVRLEKPASYEDIKAAIKEESEGNLKGILGYTEDEVVSTDFLGDNRSSIFDAKAGIALNKNYVKLISWYDNELGYSTRVIDLIVHIASVQ; encoded by the exons ATGG CCAAGATCAAGATTGGAATCAATG GATTTGGaaggattgggagattggttgCAAGGGTTGCTCTCCAGAGAAATGATGTTGAACTTGTTGCTGTTAACGACCCTTTTATCACCACTGATTACATG ACCTACATGTTCAAGTACGACAGTGTTCATGGCCAATGGAAGCATCAAGACGTGAAGGTTAAGGACTCTAAGACTCTTCTCTTTGGTGAGCAGGCTGTTACAGTTTTTGGTATCAG GAATCCAGAGGAGATCCCATGGGGTGAGACTGGAGCTGAATATATTGTAGAGTCCACTGGTGTTTTCACTGACAAAGACAAGGCTGCTGCCCATTTGAAG GGTGGTGCAAAGAAAGTTATTATCTCAGCTCCCAGCAAAGACGCTCCCATGTTTGTTGTGGGAGTCAATGAGAAGGAATACAAACCAGATCTTGATGTTATATCTAATGCTAGCTGCACTACCAACTGTCTTGCTCCACTTGCAAAG GTCATTCACGATAGATTTGGCATTGTTGAGGGCCTGATGACCACTGTTCACTCAATGACCG CCACCCAAAAGACTGTTGATGGACCATCTATGAAAGACTGGAGAGGTGGAAGAGCTGCTTCATTCAACATCATCCCTAGCAGTACTGGAGCTGCTAAG GCTGTTGGCAAAGTGCTGCCTGCTTTGAATGGAAAACTTACCGGGATGGCTTTCCGTGTCCCTACAGTTGATGTTTCAGTTGTTGATCTAACAGTGAGGTTGGAGAAGCCAGCGTCGTATGAAGATATTAAAGCTGCCATCAA GGAGGAGTCTGAGGGGAACTTGAAAGGAATTTTGGGTTACACCGAAGATGAGGTGGTGTCCACTGATTTTTTGGGTGATAACAG GTCAAGTATTTTCGATGCCAAGGCCGGGATTGCGCTGAACAAAAACTACGTGAAGCTCATCTCGTGGTACGACAACGAGTTAGGCTACAG TACTCGTGTTATTGATTTGATTGTTCACATCGCTTCTGTCCAGTAA
- the LOC103484224 gene encoding glyceraldehyde-3-phosphate dehydrogenase, cytosolic isoform X3: MGFGRIGRLVARVALQRNDVELVAVNDPFITTDYMTYMFKYDSVHGQWKHQDVKVKDSKTLLFGEQAVTVFGIRNPEEIPWGETGAEYIVESTGVFTDKDKAAAHLKGGAKKVIISAPSKDAPMFVVGVNEKEYKPDLDVISNASCTTNCLAPLAKVIHDRFGIVEGLMTTVHSMTATQKTVDGPSMKDWRGGRAASFNIIPSSTGAAKAVGKVLPALNGKLTGMAFRVPTVDVSVVDLTVRLEKPASYEDIKAAIKEESEGNLKGILGYTEDEVVSTDFLGDNRSSIFDAKAGIALNKNYVKLISWYDNELGYSTRVIDLIVHIASVQ; encoded by the exons ATGG GATTTGGaaggattgggagattggttgCAAGGGTTGCTCTCCAGAGAAATGATGTTGAACTTGTTGCTGTTAACGACCCTTTTATCACCACTGATTACATG ACCTACATGTTCAAGTACGACAGTGTTCATGGCCAATGGAAGCATCAAGACGTGAAGGTTAAGGACTCTAAGACTCTTCTCTTTGGTGAGCAGGCTGTTACAGTTTTTGGTATCAG GAATCCAGAGGAGATCCCATGGGGTGAGACTGGAGCTGAATATATTGTAGAGTCCACTGGTGTTTTCACTGACAAAGACAAGGCTGCTGCCCATTTGAAG GGTGGTGCAAAGAAAGTTATTATCTCAGCTCCCAGCAAAGACGCTCCCATGTTTGTTGTGGGAGTCAATGAGAAGGAATACAAACCAGATCTTGATGTTATATCTAATGCTAGCTGCACTACCAACTGTCTTGCTCCACTTGCAAAG GTCATTCACGATAGATTTGGCATTGTTGAGGGCCTGATGACCACTGTTCACTCAATGACCG CCACCCAAAAGACTGTTGATGGACCATCTATGAAAGACTGGAGAGGTGGAAGAGCTGCTTCATTCAACATCATCCCTAGCAGTACTGGAGCTGCTAAG GCTGTTGGCAAAGTGCTGCCTGCTTTGAATGGAAAACTTACCGGGATGGCTTTCCGTGTCCCTACAGTTGATGTTTCAGTTGTTGATCTAACAGTGAGGTTGGAGAAGCCAGCGTCGTATGAAGATATTAAAGCTGCCATCAA GGAGGAGTCTGAGGGGAACTTGAAAGGAATTTTGGGTTACACCGAAGATGAGGTGGTGTCCACTGATTTTTTGGGTGATAACAG GTCAAGTATTTTCGATGCCAAGGCCGGGATTGCGCTGAACAAAAACTACGTGAAGCTCATCTCGTGGTACGACAACGAGTTAGGCTACAG TACTCGTGTTATTGATTTGATTGTTCACATCGCTTCTGTCCAGTAA
- the LOC103484224 gene encoding glyceraldehyde-3-phosphate dehydrogenase 2, cytosolic isoform X1 encodes MAKIKIGINGFGRIGRLVARVALQRNDVELVAVNDPFITTDYMTYMFKYDSVHGQWKHQDVKVKDSKTLLFGEQAVTVFGIRNPEEIPWGETGAEYIVESTGVFTDKDKAAAHLKGGAKKVIISAPSKDAPMFVVGVNEKEYKPDLDVISNASCTTNCLAPLAKVIHDRFGIVEGLMTTVHSMTATQKTVDGPSMKDWRGGRAASFNIIPSSTGAAKAVGKVLPALNGKLTGMAFRVPTVDVSVVDLTVRLEKPASYEDIKAAIKEESEGNLKGILGYTEDEVVSTDFLGDNRSSIFDAKAGIALNKNYVKLISWYDNELGYRYDTEPCISKLILVERGLTRLHF; translated from the exons ATGG CCAAGATCAAGATTGGAATCAATG GATTTGGaaggattgggagattggttgCAAGGGTTGCTCTCCAGAGAAATGATGTTGAACTTGTTGCTGTTAACGACCCTTTTATCACCACTGATTACATG ACCTACATGTTCAAGTACGACAGTGTTCATGGCCAATGGAAGCATCAAGACGTGAAGGTTAAGGACTCTAAGACTCTTCTCTTTGGTGAGCAGGCTGTTACAGTTTTTGGTATCAG GAATCCAGAGGAGATCCCATGGGGTGAGACTGGAGCTGAATATATTGTAGAGTCCACTGGTGTTTTCACTGACAAAGACAAGGCTGCTGCCCATTTGAAG GGTGGTGCAAAGAAAGTTATTATCTCAGCTCCCAGCAAAGACGCTCCCATGTTTGTTGTGGGAGTCAATGAGAAGGAATACAAACCAGATCTTGATGTTATATCTAATGCTAGCTGCACTACCAACTGTCTTGCTCCACTTGCAAAG GTCATTCACGATAGATTTGGCATTGTTGAGGGCCTGATGACCACTGTTCACTCAATGACCG CCACCCAAAAGACTGTTGATGGACCATCTATGAAAGACTGGAGAGGTGGAAGAGCTGCTTCATTCAACATCATCCCTAGCAGTACTGGAGCTGCTAAG GCTGTTGGCAAAGTGCTGCCTGCTTTGAATGGAAAACTTACCGGGATGGCTTTCCGTGTCCCTACAGTTGATGTTTCAGTTGTTGATCTAACAGTGAGGTTGGAGAAGCCAGCGTCGTATGAAGATATTAAAGCTGCCATCAA GGAGGAGTCTGAGGGGAACTTGAAAGGAATTTTGGGTTACACCGAAGATGAGGTGGTGTCCACTGATTTTTTGGGTGATAACAG GTCAAGTATTTTCGATGCCAAGGCCGGGATTGCGCTGAACAAAAACTACGTGAAGCTCATCTCGTGGTACGACAACGAGTTAGGCTACAGGTACGACACAGAGCCTTGcatttccaaattaatcctggTAGAAAGGGGGTTGACGAGGCTTCATTTCTGA
- the LOC103484230 gene encoding glyceraldehyde-3-phosphate dehydrogenase 2, cytosolic, translating to MAKIKIGINGFGRIGRLVARVALQRDDVELVAVNDPFITTDYMTYMFKYDSVHGHWKHSDVKVKDSKTLLFGDKAVTVFGVRNPEEIPWGETGAEYIVESTGVFTDKDKAAAHLKGGAKKVIISAPSKDAPMFVVGVNEKEYKPELNVISNASCTTNCLAPLAKVINDRFGIVEGLMTTVHAITATQKTVDGPSSKDWRGGRAASFNIIPSSTGAAKAVGKVLPALNGKLTGMSFRVPTVDVSVVDLTVRLEKAASYEDIKAAIKEESEGKLKGILGYTEDDVVSSDFVGDSRSSIFDAKAGIALNDNFVKIVSWYDNEVGYSTRVVDLIVHIASVQ from the exons ATGG CCAAGATCAAGATCGGAATCAATG GATTCGGAAGAATCGGCAGGTTGGTTGCTAGAGTTGCTCTACAGAGAGATGATGTTGAACTCGTTGCTGTTAACGATCCTTTCATCACTACTGATTACATG ACCTACATGTTCAAGTACGACAGTGTTCACGGTCACTGGAAGCACAGTGACGTGAAAGTTAAGGACTCTAAGACCCTTCTTTTTGGTGATAAGGCTGTCACTGTTTTTGGCGTCAG AAATCCGGAGGAGATCCCATGGGGTGAGACCGGTGCGGAATACATTGTAGAGTCTACCGGTGTTTTCACCGACAAAGACAAAGCTGCTGCTCATTTGAAG GGTGGTGCTAAGAAGGTTATCATCTCTGCCCCCAGCAAGGATGCCCCCATGTTTGTTGTAGGAGTTAACGAGAAGGAATACAAGCCGGAGCTTAACGTTATTTCTAATGCTAGCTGCACAACCAACTGCCTTGCTCCTCTTGCAAAG GTTATCAATGACAGATTCGGCATTGTTGAGGGTCTGATGACCACTGTTCACGCAATCACTG CCACACAAAAGACTGTTGATGGACCATCCAGCAAAGACTGGAGAGGTGGAAGAGCTGCTTCATTTAACATCATTCCTAGCAGCACTGGAGCTGCCAAG GCCGTCGGCAAAGTCCTTCCAGCATTGAATGGGAAATTAACCGGAATGTCTTTCCGTGTTCCTACCGTTGATGTCTCTGTTGTTGATCTTACAGTGAGGTTGGAAAAGGCAGCCTCTTATGAGGACATTAAGGCAGCTATCAA GGAAGAGTCTGAGGGAAAATTGAAGGGAATTTTGGGGTACACTGAAGACGATGTCGTGTCATCTGACTTCGTGGGTGACAGCAG GTCAAGCATCTTTGATGCCAAGGCCGGAATTGCATTGAACGACAACTTTGTTAAGATTGTCTCGTGGTACGACAACGAAGTAGGATACAG TACTCGAGTCGTTGACTTGATTGTCCACATCGCCTCTGTCCAGTAA